GGTCGGGGCATACGGAATCGGGGGCATGATCCGCCAATCAACTTCGGTATAAGCAGCAGTGCGGAAATTATCATAGATCAATAATACCGGCGGTTTGACAAATAGATTGGCCAGTACCGCAGCAAGCAGCGTTCCCAGCATAAACAGCAGGATGCGCTTGCCGGTGCTGAGCCGCCGCAGCAGGTAAACAGCCAGCGCGATAAAAAACGTAGCGAGTATCCATACGTCTTCCACACTCAGATATTGAAGCACCGGCGCGGAAATGACGCCCCCCTTGCTCATCAGCAACGGCATGGAATTCGCCAGAAACGGTGCGAATACGGCAGCAAACACCAGCAGCATCACCCAGGCCAACCCTACTTTTACGCCTATCCCTTCCAGCGTCCTGCGCCAAATACGGCTCGCGAAGGATTCTCGGCTTACTACATGTTCAATCATAGCTTATCCGTGGATCGGCCAAGGTGTAGCAGAAATCGGCAATCAAATATCCAATCAAAGTCAGGAAGCCGCTCACCCAAGTAATCGACAGCACCAGTTCTCGATCGCGGCCTTTTACCGCCTCCACGGCAAGCTGTCCCATACCGTTGATGCTGAAAATGTTTTCCACAATCAAAGAGCCCGCCAATAGACTCGGCAATAGCCCTGCCGACACCGTAATCAACGGCAACAGACTGTTGCGGAACACATGCCTCCATAACACATCGTGTTCTGCCAGTCCTTTAGCACGGGCAGTCCGTGCATAATCGGAGTGCAGATTTTCCAGTATCGAAGTCCGCATCAATTTCGCCAGAGCCGCAAAACTGCCATAGGATAAACAGATCACCGGCAGTACCAGATGCCACAACCTATCCAGCAAAAAACCGCGCACAAAACCGGTTTCTTCCCAATGAGGCAAAAACGGCATGTCCTGCGCTTCACGACTGCTGATGCCGGCAGTTGGAAACCAATGAAAATGCTGAATGTTGGCGAAAAACCCCAATAACAGCACGCCGGCCAGCATAGTGGGAATAGACCACAAAGCTAGCATCGACATACTGGCTCCTACATCGAATGAACTGCCGCGACTGGTCGCGGATTTCATCCCGACCATAATCGCGATCGCATAGGTAAGAGGGATAGTGACCAGATTAAGCAGCAATGTGATCGGAATACGTTCAGCAAGAATGTCCGACACAGGCCGTCCATATTGGAAGCTGATCCCTAAATCCATACCCTTGCTGAAGGAAAACTCACCCTGCTTACCCTGCTCGTCAGTCACAAAACCGATCGGAGACACATTATTCAACCAACGCAGGTATTGCATCGGCGCTGGCTGATCAAGCCCATAGCGCTTGTTGTAATAATTCAGCAACGCTTGTTTTTCTTGAGGCTTCATGTCCATGCCGCCGACCAGCGTCTGTGCGCTGATCCCGCCCGGCGACATGGCCATCACTGTAAATACCACGATCGTAATCCCCAGCAGGGTAGGAATCATCAGCAACAAGCGACGCAATAGATAAGTCAACATCAGATATCTCTCTATTGTGAATATTTCTGCTGGGCGACAGGCACGTAATTTTCCATCGGCAATGATCCCAGGTTCAAACCCAGCTTGGTCATTTGCAGGTTGTGTATGCGTTTATCGACGAACAGCAAACTCTGGCGGCGCATGAGAAAGGTATAAGGTTGATCTTCATAAAGCATCCGTTCGGTCTGTTGCCATAGCGGCATGCGCTTGCCCTCATCCACGGTGCGGCGCGCCTCATCGATCAGTTTGTCCAGTGCCGGATTTTTGTAGCCTACAAAGTTGTCGCCTTTGCTGCTTGCCTGTGAACTGTGAAACATCTGGTACAAATCGGTTTCGATCCCGCTGGTCCATCCCAATGTGATCGCATCAAAGTCCTTTTTATCGAGATTTTCCAGCATCACCGGCCATTCCTGCGGGAACGGAATCATCCGCACTCCAGCGCGGGCGTACAAGTCTCTTAATAATAACACCATGCGTTTAGTGTCTTCGTTCGATTCGAGATAGGTCAATTTAAACTCGAAGGGTTTGCCTGATTTATCTTCCAATACCCCATCGCCGTTGCGGTCTTCATAGCCGGCTTCTCTTAGCAGGGCTTTGGCCTTGTCCACGTCAAATTTATAAGGCTGCAGCGCGCTATCGTGCTGTTTGCTGGCCTTGCTGAACGGGCTGACGGCAGGCTCGGCGTAGTCCAAGAAAACATCCTTGATGACACGGTTAACATCAGTCAGGTAAGTCAGTGCCTGCCTGACCCGCTTATCGGCAAAACGAGTCGGCTTTCCGGCGCGCTCCTGATTCCAGCCAATATAGCTGTAACCGACCACCGGCGGCATATACTCGAAATTCTGGCTCTTGGCGATGATCTGCGCATCTTTTTTCAGTTGTTGGTATTCGACCGGTCGGGCTGAGTAGGAATCAATGTCGCCATTGCGATAGGTAGTCAGTCGCGCGCTGTCGTTCTGAATGATTTTCCACAGAACTCGATTATACGAGGGCTGCACATCGCCCCAATAACGTTCGTTGCGCACCAGTTCCACATTACCCTTGTCCGGCGTCCAATTCTTGGGATCGACCAGTCTATAAGGTCCGCTGCCTAACAATAAGCCTTTGGATTCGTTAAACTTTTGCGGCTCCTTCAAATAGGCTGCGTAGAAATGCTTGGGCAAGATCGACATACCGCCCGCCAGTGACAGGGCTTCGAAATAGGGTTCTTTGAAGGTAAACACAATTTCATACTTGCCGTTAGCCTTCACATTCTGGATCTTTTCCAGGTATGCCCTATCACGCGGGGCCTGAATTACCTCGTTCATAATAAAATCAAAGGTAAAAACCACATCCTCGGCTGTCAATGGTTCACCATCAGAAAAATTCACATCCTCGCGCAATTTAAAACTGATCACCAGGCCGTCATCGCTGATCTTCCAGCTTTTGGCGATTAAACCTTCCCATTCCAGTGTGTCGGGATTACGGATAATCAGACTTTCCAACACATAGCTCTGCACATTGGACGCATAAGCATCGGTAGAAATCAGCGGTGTGATGGTCTTAATGTTGGTAGCGAAAGCTTCCACGCTCCAATCGCCTTGGGCATAATCCGGCTGACGTGTAGCGGCATAAGCTCGTTTGAAGGCTGGAGCGACTTCTTCGGCTACTGTCGAAGTTGATGGTGATGCAGCAAGCGCTGCTCCGGATGCCATGGCACTGCGCAGTTCGCGCATGACCTTTGCCTGTTCCGACATTGCGGTTTGCATCTCAGTGAGTTTCACCCACTGCCGGTCGATCTGATACATGGCCAGCAATAGCAATAATATCAGCAAGCTAAGGAGCAAATAGAGAATCCAGTCTCGGGTAGTCAGTTGTTTTTGCATGTTTTCTGTGTGTCTAAGAATTTTAACGTTGGCTTAGGCAATACCTTTGCGGCCGATCCTGAATAGCGCTAAATAGGACACATAGCCTAGTTGTTCAAAAAATCCATTCTATTCTTCTAAATCGCCACGGATGCTTACTTTAACCTTATGCCGGAGTTTTTTAAAGGACAGCGCTGACAAATGCAATCAGTATTGATTGCCGCGATAAATCACCGCCGTCATTCAGCTTGTCTCACTGACTTTGAGAAGACTCCCGCCGGACCGATGCAACCGCCGGATCGGTGTTATTCGGCAAGAATAAGATTGTAGCGGATTTACGATAAGATCCAGGACATGGCTAAAAACATAAAAGCCGAGGGCTCCGACAAAGTGCTGGACATCATTAGATGGATCATAGATACTTTCCGATACTATATCAACAAGCCATTTAAATTAAAGAGGTAATGTCTAATGGGTTTTATGCAAGGCAAGCGTGTCTTGATTGTGGGTTTAGCCAGTAACCGTTCAATTGCATGGGGCATTGCCCAGGCCATGCACCGGGAAGGCGCGGAATTGGCCTTTACTTATCAAAATGAAAAGCTTCAGAGCCGGGTTGAAACCATGGCGGCTGAATGCGGTTCCAACATTACTGTTGAATGCGACGTCAGCAACGACGAAC
This is a stretch of genomic DNA from Methylobacter sp. YRD-M1. It encodes these proteins:
- a CDS encoding peptide-binding protein; the protein is MQKQLTTRDWILYLLLSLLILLLLLAMYQIDRQWVKLTEMQTAMSEQAKVMRELRSAMASGAALAASPSTSTVAEEVAPAFKRAYAATRQPDYAQGDWSVEAFATNIKTITPLISTDAYASNVQSYVLESLIIRNPDTLEWEGLIAKSWKISDDGLVISFKLREDVNFSDGEPLTAEDVVFTFDFIMNEVIQAPRDRAYLEKIQNVKANGKYEIVFTFKEPYFEALSLAGGMSILPKHFYAAYLKEPQKFNESKGLLLGSGPYRLVDPKNWTPDKGNVELVRNERYWGDVQPSYNRVLWKIIQNDSARLTTYRNGDIDSYSARPVEYQQLKKDAQIIAKSQNFEYMPPVVGYSYIGWNQERAGKPTRFADKRVRQALTYLTDVNRVIKDVFLDYAEPAVSPFSKASKQHDSALQPYKFDVDKAKALLREAGYEDRNGDGVLEDKSGKPFEFKLTYLESNEDTKRMVLLLRDLYARAGVRMIPFPQEWPVMLENLDKKDFDAITLGWTSGIETDLYQMFHSSQASSKGDNFVGYKNPALDKLIDEARRTVDEGKRMPLWQQTERMLYEDQPYTFLMRRQSLLFVDKRIHNLQMTKLGLNLGSLPMENYVPVAQQKYSQ
- a CDS encoding ABC transporter permease, whose amino-acid sequence is MLTYLLRRLLLMIPTLLGITIVVFTVMAMSPGGISAQTLVGGMDMKPQEKQALLNYYNKRYGLDQPAPMQYLRWLNNVSPIGFVTDEQGKQGEFSFSKGMDLGISFQYGRPVSDILAERIPITLLLNLVTIPLTYAIAIMVGMKSATSRGSSFDVGASMSMLALWSIPTMLAGVLLLGFFANIQHFHWFPTAGISSREAQDMPFLPHWEETGFVRGFLLDRLWHLVLPVICLSYGSFAALAKLMRTSILENLHSDYARTARAKGLAEHDVLWRHVFRNSLLPLITVSAGLLPSLLAGSLIVENIFSINGMGQLAVEAVKGRDRELVLSITWVSGFLTLIGYLIADFCYTLADPRISYD